Proteins from a genomic interval of Drosophila willistoni isolate 14030-0811.24 chromosome 2L unlocalized genomic scaffold, UCI_dwil_1.1 Seg139, whole genome shotgun sequence:
- the LOC6638439 gene encoding uncharacterized protein LOC6638439 isoform X2, translated as MVTDFKMNKPQTKEVQCQHSAREETKQEAGTMASFSPLPMTSTSMPATPKSSRVGIFNAEDFLSRAQMNDKINNILRSPTKTPNGVRQRSVYTNNNPSPTTTMRVVPSMSPQLGIDGRMSSVSLSTGSASALERSSTSSLSNLNSASVGTNTAVLAKECSSQTSNGGRQFLSMGMPLTAHSHTQFGTTGNFDAVAIPLEMDAGSMTRSAKAMATRYSNTAFGYENEPAAGYCLFPAPMPPPPYALGRVSSRTFEFENNTPPPCPGSGPIAMSNGTIQLRLRDGVRIDMTLDKAVRVLNQRSMVAVALSRNCSNSALIHPNGRILQSGSKVEIVTYDGMKANNFVRYAKMWYKGVSFTSESCALIYLVDTAGTRTTTDTFTDLTKDYTLAVFYDDSRHGPSFVHDAHEVISSSSYSCAEDGTEVYDINGFRITQAPDGLVKVTRQHNKCLIRTSPGNGSATLTTPGIHCTASLGKTSHLFVRRNEKRMHFDGSCFIVRNAGHSAGFNENNLLIVY; from the exons ATGGTTACCGATTTCAAGATGAATAAGCCACAAACCAAAGAGGTCCAGTGTCAGCATTCGGCCCGTGAAGAAACCAAACAGGAGGCTGGAACAATGGCTTCATTTTCTCCATTACCCATGACGTCAACATCGATGCCAGCGACTCCGAAAAGCTCACGTGTTGGCATTTTCAATGCCGAGGACTTTCTGTCACGTGCCCAGATGAACGATAAGATTAACAATATCCTTCGCTCACCCACCAAAACGCCAAATGGTGTGCGCCAGCGTTCCGTCTATACCAACAATAATCCATCTCCG aCAACCACCATGCGGGTCGTGCCTTCGATGTCCCCACAATTGGGAATAGATGGACGCATGAGCAGCGTTTCTTTGAGCACTGGCAGTGCAAGCGCCCTTGAGCGGAGCAGCACTAGCAGCTTGAGCAACCTTAATAGCGCCAGTGTGGGCACAAACACTGCAGTTCTGGCCAAAGAGTGCTCCAGCCAGACCTCGAATGGGGGTCGTCAGTTTCTATCGATGGGCATGCCTCTAACAGCGCATTCGCATACTCAATTTGGGACGACTGGCAACTTTGATGCCGTGGCAATCCCCTTGGAAATGGATGCTGGTTCCATGACACGCAGTGCCAAGGCAATGGCCACTCGCTATAGTAATACAGCCTTTGGCTATGAGAATGAGCCTGCAGCTGGTTATTGTCTG TTCCCGGCACCAATGCCGCCACCACCTTATGCCTTGGGTCGTGTTAGTTCACGTACCTTTGAGTTTGAGAATAATACACCACCACCGTGTCCTGGCTCGGGACCAATTGCCATGTCTAATGGCACCATTCAGTTGCGTCTCAGGGATGGAGTGCG CATTGATATGACTCTGGACAAGGCGGTGCGAGTCTTGAATCAGCGTAGCATGGTGGCTGTGGCACTATCTCGCAATTGCAGCAATTCGGCATTAATTCATCCAAATGGACGTATTTTGCAGAGCGGTTCCAAAGTTGAAATTGTCACCTATGACGGCATGAAGGCCAATAATTTTGT ACGCTATGCGAAAATGTGGTATAAAGGTGTTAGCTTTACTAGCGAATCGTGCGCTCTAATTTATCTAGTGGATACAGCTGGCACACGCACAACAACCGACACATTCACTGATCTGACCAAGGACTACACTTTGGCAGTCTTTTACGA CGACTCGCGCCACGGTCCATCATTTGTACACGATGCCCATGAGGTAATTTCAAGCTCATCGTACAGTTGCGCCGAAGATGGCACCGAGGTGTATGACATCAATGGCTTTCGCATCACCCAGGCTCCCGATGGTTTGGTAAAGGTGACACGTCAGCATAACAAATGCCTGATTCGCACTAGTCCAGGCAATGGTTCGGCCACCCTAACCACTCCGGGGATTCATTGTACCGCCTCGCTGGGCAAGACATCGCATCTGTTTGTGCGTCGCAATGAGAAACGGATGCATTTCGATGGCTCTTGTTTCATTGTACGCAATGCTGGCCATTCGGCCGGATTCAATGAGAACAATCTCTTGATTGTCTATTAA
- the LOC6638439 gene encoding uncharacterized protein LOC6638439 isoform X1, which yields MVTDFKMNKPQTKEVQCQHSAREETKQEAGTMASFSPLPMTSTSMPATPKSSRVGIFNAEDFLSRAQMNDKINNILRSPTKTPNGVRQRSVYTNNNPSPTTTMRVVPSMSPQLGIDGRMSSVSLSTGSASALERSSTSSLSNLNSASVGTNTAVLAKECSSQTSNGGRQFLSMGMPLTAHSHTQFGTTGNFDAVAIPLEMDAGSMTRSAKAMATRYSNTAFGYENEPAAGYCLQSSHHTQQFPAPMPPPPYALGRVSSRTFEFENNTPPPCPGSGPIAMSNGTIQLRLRDGVRIDMTLDKAVRVLNQRSMVAVALSRNCSNSALIHPNGRILQSGSKVEIVTYDGMKANNFVRYAKMWYKGVSFTSESCALIYLVDTAGTRTTTDTFTDLTKDYTLAVFYDDSRHGPSFVHDAHEVISSSSYSCAEDGTEVYDINGFRITQAPDGLVKVTRQHNKCLIRTSPGNGSATLTTPGIHCTASLGKTSHLFVRRNEKRMHFDGSCFIVRNAGHSAGFNENNLLIVY from the exons ATGGTTACCGATTTCAAGATGAATAAGCCACAAACCAAAGAGGTCCAGTGTCAGCATTCGGCCCGTGAAGAAACCAAACAGGAGGCTGGAACAATGGCTTCATTTTCTCCATTACCCATGACGTCAACATCGATGCCAGCGACTCCGAAAAGCTCACGTGTTGGCATTTTCAATGCCGAGGACTTTCTGTCACGTGCCCAGATGAACGATAAGATTAACAATATCCTTCGCTCACCCACCAAAACGCCAAATGGTGTGCGCCAGCGTTCCGTCTATACCAACAATAATCCATCTCCG aCAACCACCATGCGGGTCGTGCCTTCGATGTCCCCACAATTGGGAATAGATGGACGCATGAGCAGCGTTTCTTTGAGCACTGGCAGTGCAAGCGCCCTTGAGCGGAGCAGCACTAGCAGCTTGAGCAACCTTAATAGCGCCAGTGTGGGCACAAACACTGCAGTTCTGGCCAAAGAGTGCTCCAGCCAGACCTCGAATGGGGGTCGTCAGTTTCTATCGATGGGCATGCCTCTAACAGCGCATTCGCATACTCAATTTGGGACGACTGGCAACTTTGATGCCGTGGCAATCCCCTTGGAAATGGATGCTGGTTCCATGACACGCAGTGCCAAGGCAATGGCCACTCGCTATAGTAATACAGCCTTTGGCTATGAGAATGAGCCTGCAGCTGGTTATTGTCTG CAATCATCCCATCATACTCAACAGTTCCCGGCACCAATGCCGCCACCACCTTATGCCTTGGGTCGTGTTAGTTCACGTACCTTTGAGTTTGAGAATAATACACCACCACCGTGTCCTGGCTCGGGACCAATTGCCATGTCTAATGGCACCATTCAGTTGCGTCTCAGGGATGGAGTGCG CATTGATATGACTCTGGACAAGGCGGTGCGAGTCTTGAATCAGCGTAGCATGGTGGCTGTGGCACTATCTCGCAATTGCAGCAATTCGGCATTAATTCATCCAAATGGACGTATTTTGCAGAGCGGTTCCAAAGTTGAAATTGTCACCTATGACGGCATGAAGGCCAATAATTTTGT ACGCTATGCGAAAATGTGGTATAAAGGTGTTAGCTTTACTAGCGAATCGTGCGCTCTAATTTATCTAGTGGATACAGCTGGCACACGCACAACAACCGACACATTCACTGATCTGACCAAGGACTACACTTTGGCAGTCTTTTACGA CGACTCGCGCCACGGTCCATCATTTGTACACGATGCCCATGAGGTAATTTCAAGCTCATCGTACAGTTGCGCCGAAGATGGCACCGAGGTGTATGACATCAATGGCTTTCGCATCACCCAGGCTCCCGATGGTTTGGTAAAGGTGACACGTCAGCATAACAAATGCCTGATTCGCACTAGTCCAGGCAATGGTTCGGCCACCCTAACCACTCCGGGGATTCATTGTACCGCCTCGCTGGGCAAGACATCGCATCTGTTTGTGCGTCGCAATGAGAAACGGATGCATTTCGATGGCTCTTGTTTCATTGTACGCAATGCTGGCCATTCGGCCGGATTCAATGAGAACAATCTCTTGATTGTCTATTAA